The following are encoded in a window of Vicugna pacos chromosome 2, VicPac4, whole genome shotgun sequence genomic DNA:
- the SPRY1 gene encoding protein sprouty homolog 1 yields MDPQNHHGSGSSLVVIQQPALDSRQRLDYEREIQPAAILSLDQIKAIRGSNEYTEGPSVVKRPAPRTAPRQEKHERTHEIIPINVNNNYEHRPTSHLGHAGLSNNARGPILSRSTSTGSAASSGSNSSASSEQGLLGRSPPTRPIPGHRAERAIRTQPKQLIVDDLKGSLKEDLTQHKFICEQCGKCKCGECTAPRTLPSCLACNRQCLCSAESMVEYGTCMCLVKGIFYHCSNDDEGDSYSDNPCSCSQSHCCSRYLCMGAMSLFLPCLLCYPPAKGCLKLCRGCYDWIHRPGCRCKNSNTVYCKLESCPSRGQGKPS; encoded by the coding sequence ATGGATCCCCAAAATCACCATGGCAGTGGCAGTTCATTAGTTGTGATCCAGCAGCCCGCTTTGGATAGCCGTCAGAGGTTAGACTATGAGAGAGAGATTCAGCCTGCTGCTATTTTGTCCTTAGACCAGATAAAGGCCATCAGAGGCAGCAATGAGTACACAGAAGGGCCATCTGTGGTGAAAAGACCTGCTCCTCGAACAGCACCAAGACAAGAAAAGCATGAAAGGACTCATGAAATCATACCAATTAATGTGAATAATAACTATGAGCATAGACCTACCAGCCACCTGGGACATGCAGGACTCTCAAATAATGCCAGAGGCCCCATATTGAGCAGATCAACCAGCACTGGAAGTGCAGCCAGTTCTGGGAGCAACAGCAGTGCCTCTTCTGAGCAGGGGCTGCTGGGACGGTCACCACCAACCAGGCCCATCCCTGGCCATAGGGCGGAAAGGGCAATCCGGACCCAGCCCAAGCAGCTGATTGTGGATGACTTAAAGGGTTCCTTGAAGGAGGACCTGACACAGCACAAGTTCATTTGTGAACAGTGTGGGAAGTGCAAGTGTGGAGAATGCACAGCTCCCAGGACCCTGCCCTCCTGTTTGGCCTGTAACCGGCAGTGCCTTTGCTCTGCTGAGAGCATGGTGGAATATGGCACCTGCATGTGCTTAGTCAAGGGCATCTTCTACCACTGCTCCAATGATGATGAAGGGGATTCTTACTCGGATAATCCTTGCTCCTGTTCACAGTCACACTGCTGCTCTAGGTACCTGTGTATGGGAGCCATGTCTCTCTTTTTACCTTGCTTACTCTGTTATCCTCCTGCTAAGGGATGCCTGAAGCTGTGCAGGGGGTGTTATGACTGGATTCATCGCCCAGGGTGCAGATGTAAGAACTCCAACACTGTCTATTGTAAGCTGGAGAGCTGCCCCTCCCGGGGTCAGGGTAAACCATCATGA